DNA sequence from the Zavarzinia compransoris genome:
TCACCGTGATCGACTTCACGCCATCCTGGAGGATTTCGCGGATCGCCTTGCGGGTCAGGTTCGCCACCTCGCGTTCGAGCGAGCGCACGCCCGCCTCGCGCGTGTAGTAACGCACCAAGTCGCGGATGGCCTCGTCCGCGATCGCCCATTCGCCGTCCTTCAGGCCGTGCTCCTTCACCTGCTTGGGGATCAGGTGGCGCTTGGCGATCTCGATCTTCTCATCTTCCGTATAGCCGGCGATGCGGATGATCTCCATGCGGTCCAGCAGCGGCTGGGGCATGCGCAGCGAATTGGCCGTCGTCACGAACATGACGTCCGACAGGTCGTAGTCCACTTCGAGATAGTGGTCGGCGAAGCTCTGGTTCTGTTCCGGATCGAGCACTTCGAGCAGGGCCGACGACGGGTCGCCCCGGAAGTCCTGGCCGAGCTTGTCGATCTCGTCGAGCAGGAACAGCGGGTTGTTCGCCTTGGCCTTCTTCATCGCCTGGATGACCTTGCCGGGCATCGAGCCGATATAGGTCCGGCGATGGCCGCGGATCTCGGCCTCGTCGCGCACGCCGCCCAGCGACATGCGGATGAATTCGCGCCCCGTCGCCCTGGCGATCGACTTGCCGAGCGAGGTCTTGCCGACGCCGGGCGGGCCGACGAGGCACAGGATCGGCCCCTTCACCTTGGTCGCGCGCTGCTGCACGGCCAGATATTCGAGGATGCGTTCCTTGACCTTCTCCAGGCCGAAGTGATCCGTGTCGAGAACCTTCTGGGCCTCGCGGATATCCTTCTTCACCTTGGACTTCTTGCCCCACGGGATAGACAGCAGCCAGTCGAGATAGTTGCGCACCACCGTCGCCTCGGCCGACATCGGGCTCATGGAGCGCAGCTTCTTGATCTCGGCCTGGGCCTTTTCGCGGGCTTCCTTCGAGAGCTTGGTCTTCTTCACCCGCTCTTCGATCTCGGCGACCTCGTCGCGGCCCTCCTCGCCCTCGCCCAATTCCTTCTGGATCGCCTTGAGCTGTTCGTTGAGGTAGTACTCCCGCTGGGTCTTCTCCATCTGGCGCTTCACGCGGCTGCGGATCTTCTTCTCGACCTGCAGCACGCCGATCTCGCCTTCCATCAGGCCGTAGACCTTCTCCAGCCGTTCCGAGACCTTGACGATCTCGAGCACGTCCTGCTTGTCGGCAACCTTGGTCGCGAGATGGGAGGCGACGGTATCCGCCAGCTTCGACGGGTCGTCGATCTGGTTCACCGAGACCAGGACCTCGGGCGGGACCTTCTTGTTCAGCTTCACATATTGCTCGAACTGGGAGACGACCGAGCGGGCGAGCGCGTCGATCTCGCGCTTGTCGCTGTCCTCGTCCGGCACGGTGACCGCGCGGGCCTTGAAGAAGGCGTCGTTCTCGACGAAGTCGACGATGCGCGCCCGCGCCCCGCCTTCGACCAGCACCTTCACGGTACCGTCGGGCAGCTTCAGCAGTTGCAGGACGGAGGCGATGGTGCCGACGTCATAGACGTCCTTCTCGGTCGGATTGTCCTGGGCGGCGTTGCGCTGGGCGACGAGCAGGATCTGCTTGTCGTCCTTCATCACCTCTTCCAGGGCCTTGACCGACTTTTCGCGCCCGACGAACAGCGGCACGATCATATGGGGGAAAACGACGATGTCCCGCAGCGGCAACACCGCATAGCTCTGGGCCGGGCCTTGGTCGATACTCTTGCTCATGGGCTGTCTTTCGTCATGGGCCGACCACGCCGGCCCGCAAAGGCACCGGCCCGGTCGCCCGCAGGGGGGACAGGCTTCTCACCGCAACGCGTGTGACCGTATCGCGACTTGAATTATTAACGAGATGTGGCTGGCGGCGCCCCGCTTCAAGGGGGGCGCCGTTGCGCTTGACGTATGCCCCGCCGTCAGGCACCGCTGGCCTTGTCCTCACGCCGCGCGGCGTGGGAATAGAGCGGCTTGGCCCGCCCTTCGACCACTTCGGCATTGATCACCACCTCGTCGACATCGGCAAGGCCGGGCAGGTCGAACATGGTGTCGAGCAGGATGCTCTCCATGATCGAGCGCAGGCCCCGGGCGCCGGTCTTGCGGGCGATCGCCTTGCGGGCGACGGCCTTCAGCGCATCCTCGGCGAAGGTCAGCTTGGTGTCCTCCATCTCGAACAGGCGCTGGTACTGCTTCAGCAGCGCATTCTTCGGCGCCGACAGGATCTCGACCAGCGCTTCCTCGGAAAGGTCGTTCAGGGTCGCGATCACCGGCAGGCGACCGACGAATTCGGGGATCAGGCCGAATTTCAGCAGGTCTTCCGGCTCGATATCGCGGAGGATCTCGCCCGTGCCGCGATCGTCCGGCCCCTTGACCTCGGCGCCGAAGCCGATCGACTTGCCCTGGCGCCGCCCGGCGATGATCTTCTCGAGGCCGGCGAAGGCGCCGCCGCAGATGAACAGGATGTTGGTCGTATCCACCTGCAGGAATTCCTGCTGCGGATGCTTGCGGCCGCCCTGGGGCGGAACGCTGGCGACCGTGCCTTCCATGATCTTCAGCAAGGCCTGCTGCACGCCCTCGCCCGAGACGTCGCGGGTGATCGACGGGTTGTCGGACTTGCGGCTGATCTTGTCCACTTCGTCGATATAGACGATGCCGCGCTGCGCCCGCTCGACATTGTAGTCGGCGGCCTGGAGCAGCTTCAGGATGATGTTTTCCACGTCCTCGCCGACATAGCCGGCTTCGGTCAGCGTGGTCGCATCCGCCATCGTGAAGGGCACGTCCAGGATGCGGGCCAGGGTCTGGGCCAGCAGCGTCTTGCCGCAGCCGGTCGGCCCGATCAGCAGGATGTTCGACTTCGCCAGTTCGACGTCGTTGTTCTTCGCCGCGTGGCTGAGACGCTTGTAGTGGTTGTGGACGGCGACGGACAGCACCCGCTTGGCGTGATACTGGCCGATCACATAGTCGTCCAGCACGCGGCAGATATCCTGCGGCGTCGGGACCCCGTCCCTGGTCTTCACGAGGGCGGACTTGTGCTCCTCGCGAATGATGTCCATGCACAGCTCGACGCATTCATCGCAGATGAAAACGGTCGGGCCGGCAATGAGCTTGCGCACCTCGTGCTGGCTCTTCCCGCAGAAAGAGCAGTACAGGGTGTTCTTGGAGTCGCTGCCGCTGAGCTTGGTCATCTTCACTCCATCCCAATCCCCGCCCCCCGATCGTAGAAGCCTTTTTGTGCATTGCACAAGAGACTTTCTCTAAACGGGCGGCGGGCGCCGAGAAGCGCCTATGTTCTGGCGCGGCGACCGCCCTGCCCGTCGGGGCACGAGTCAGGCACCGCTCCGGTGCCCACCATGCTGCGATACGAGCATGGCTCCCGGTTGCCTATCAAGTCATGTTTAGCCGTGAAGGGCTTGCTTCAAGGTAAACAATCGCACCGCAGCGGGGCGAATCCCGATCCGGGACCGCCCCGCCGATCGCCGGTCAGGCCGCGGCCTTGTCCGCCTCCGGATCCGGCCGGGCGCTGAACACCTGGTCGATCAGGCCGAAATCCTTGGCCTGATCGGCCGTCATGAAGTTGTCGCGCTCCAGCGCCGCCTCGATCTTCTCGAAGGGCTGGCCCGTGTGCTGGACATAGATTTCGTTCAGCCGCTTCCTGAGCGCCAGGATCTCGCGGGCCTGGATCTCGATGTCCGTCGCCTGGCCCTGGGCACCGCCCGAGGGCTGGTGCACCATGATGCGCGAATTCGGCAGGGCGATGCGCTGGCCCGCCGCGCCGGCGGCGAGCAGGAGCGAGCCCATCGAACAGGCCTGGCCGAAGCAGACGGTCGAAACCTTCGGCTTGATGTACTGCATCGTGTCGTAGATGCCGAGGCCCGAGGTGACGACGCCGCCCGGCGAATTGATATAGAGGGCGATGTCCTTCTTCGGGTTTTCGGCTTCGAGGAACAGCAGCTGGGCGGTGATCAGCGACGAGACCGCGTCGTTGACCGGGCCGACCAGGAAAATGATTCTCTCCTTCAGCAGGCGGGAATAGATGTCGAAGGCCCGCTCGCCCCTTGCCGTCTGCTCGACCACCATGGGCACCAGGGTGTTCATGGTGAACTCGTACGGATCCTTCATCATCACGTCGTCTCCTGCCCCCTGCCCGTCATCCGAATCTGGACGGCAGGGCTATGCTCAACGGTTAGCATCTGTCGATGCATCGTGGCAATTTCAAGAAAGCGGATGAAGATTTGCTATTCGCGCCCCGCCGCCCGCCAGCCGAGCACGCACAACCCCAGCATGACCGCATTGCCGAGGGCGTCCAGCAGGCCGATCCAGGTCAGCATGGGCTCGACCACGAAGAACCAGTAGTTGAAGACGAAAAACGGCAGCAGGGCGATGCCATAGGCGAGAAAAGTGGCGCGGGTGAAGCGCGAGAAGGCGGCGAACAGGCCGGACAGCAGCGCCTGGGCGCCGAAGCACCCGACCAGAATGGGCACGACCGGATCGTCGCCCCGGTAGGCCGGCGTCACGGTCAGGTCCAGCACCGACTGCGGCGCGACCAGGCACCAGCCCCCGAGCACGAAGAAGACGGACGCCAGCAGGAATTGGATCTTGCGGACCGACATGGCTCCCCCTTCACGTGAAAAGCCCCGGATCAGGCCGATCCGGGGCTTGTCGATGCGATTGCGGCCGGGCTCAGGCGGCGGCTTCGGTTTCCTCGTCCGGATCCTTCTGAAGCTCGTCCAGGGAAACCTCGCGCTCGGTGGTCTGCGCCTGTTCGAGCAGGAGGTCGACGACCTTGTCCTCGTAGATCGGGGCGCGCAGCTGGGCCTGGGCCTGTTCGTTGCTGCGGAAGAACTCGATCACCTGGCGTTCCTGGCCGGGCCAGCGGCGGGCCTCTTCCATGATCGCGCGGTTCACTTCCTCGGCCTTGACCTGGACATTGGCGCGGCGGCCCACTTCGGCCAGCAGCAGGCCGAGACGGACGCGGCGGATCGCGATCTCGCGGAATTCGGCCTTCTTCTCGTCGGTCAGCTCCTCGCCTTCCGGCGTCTCGCTGAGCTGGCGGGCGATCTGCTGGATCTCGATCTCGACCAGGCTGTCCGGCACCGGGAAATCATGGCGCGCGGCCAGCGCGTCCAGCAGGTCGCGCTTCAGGCGCTGGCGGGTCAGCTGGCCGTGCTGGCGCTCGATCTGCTCGCGCAGCGCCGCCTTCAGGGCTTCGAGGTCGTCGAGGCCGAAGCCCTTGGCGAATTCGTCGTCGATGACGATCTCGGCCGAGACCTTGACTTCCTTGACCTCGACGTCGAACACGGCATCCTTGCCGGCCAGTTCCTTGGCGCCGTAATCCGCCGGGAAGGTGACGTTCACCTTCACGATGTCGCCGGCCTTGGAGCCGACCAGCTGGTCCTCGAAGCCGGGGATGAAGCGGCCCGAGCCGATTTCGAGGTCGACGCCGTCGGCCGAACCGCCCTCGAACACGTCACCGTCGACGCGGCCGACGAAATTGATGGTCAGGGCATCGCCGGCCTTGGCGACGCGGCCTTCCTCGGCGACGAAATTCTTCCGGTTGTCGGCAAAGCCCTTCAGCATGGTGTCGACTTCCTCGTCCGAGACGGGGGCGACCAGCTTTTCGAGGGCGATGTCCTTGACGTCGGCGGGTTCGATCTCGGGCAGGACTTCGAGCGAGAGCTTGAATTCCAGGTCTTCGCCCTTGCCGGCCTTGGTCACGTCCACCTTCGGCTCGGTCGCCGGGCGGAGGTTCTTCTCGGTCAGGGTCGACTGGATCGACTCGTTCACCTTCTGCTGCAGCACTTCGCCGAGCACGGCATCGCCATGGGTCTTGGCGACGAGGCTCACCGGCACCTTGCCGGGACGGAAGCCCGGCATCCGGATCTTGGTCGAGAGGTCCTTGATCTTGACCTGGACTTCGGCGTCGATGGCGGCCGCACCGATGCTGATCAGGAATTCGCGCTTCAGGCCGTCGGCGGCGGTCTCGGTTACGTTCATCGCTCTTTCTTCCGGGATCTCTCTGGTGCGGGCGGAGGGACTTGAACCCCCACGACTTGCGCCACCAGAACCTAAATCTGGCGTGTCTACCAATTCCACCACGCCCGCATGGATGAATGCCGCGCCAGCATGACCCGGCGCGGCCTGTGATGGATGCGGGATTTAGCCCGCCTGCCCCATGCCAAGCAAGTGATTTTCGGTGTGTTGCAGCGCCAAAGGCAGCCGCTCCACCAGATCATCCGCGATCATGCCCCGCCCTGCCCCCTGCGCCGCGAGGCCGTGCAGCCAGACGCCGGCCGCCGCCGCCTCGAAGGCCGGCATGCGCTGGGCCATCAGGCCGGCGACGATGCCGGCCAGCACGTCGCCCGAACCGGCGGTCGCCAGGGTGGGCGGGGCATTGCCGTTGATCGCCACCCGCCCGTCCGGGGCGGCGATGCAACTGTCCGCGCCCTTCAGCACGACGACCGCGCCGCTGTCCCGCGCCGCCGCCGCCGCCCGGGCTGCGCGCGACGGCAGGTCGGCCAGGGCCGGAAAGACGCGGGCGAATTCGCCGTCATGGGGGGTGAGCACCAGGGGGCCGCGGCGCGCCGCGAAGATCTCCCCCGCCCGGCCCTTCATCACCGTCAGGGCATCGGCATCGAGCACGGCCGCAGCGCCCGAGGAGACCGCGGCCAGGGCCGCCGCGAAGGTCGCCTCGTCCAGCCCCGCCGCGGGCCCGACCACCACCGCATTGCGGCGCCCGTCTTCGAGAAAGCGGGCGAAATCGGCCGGGCCTTCGAGGGCGGCGACCATGCAGGCGGTCTGATGGGCGGCGACGACCAGGGCCGCCTCGGGCCCGGCGACGGTGGTGACGAGGCCGCTGCCGCAGCGCAGCGCCGCCCGCGCCGCCAGCCGCGCGGCGCCGGTGTTCAGCGGTCCGCCCGCCAGGACCACCGTATGGCCGCGGTCGTATTTATGGCCGTCGGTCCGCAGCAGGGGAAACGCCCCGCCCCAGAGATCCGGCCCGTTCAGGGCGTGGCGCGGCCCGATCGCGTCCAAGCACCCCGCGTCGATGCCGATATCGGCGACGACGAGGCGGCCGCAGCGCGCCCGCCCGGGATAGAGCCAATGGCCCGGCTTCGCCCGGAAGAAGGTCACGGTCAGGTCGGCGGTGAAGGCGATGCCGAGTTCGGCCCCGGTCTCGCCGCTGATGCCGCTGGGCAGGTCGACGGCGACCACCGCCTGCCCGGGCCGGACGGCCCGGATCATCCCGACGACCGCACCGTCGATGGCCCGGGCGAGGCCGGCGCCGAAGACCGCGTCGACGATCAGGCCCGCGCCGTCGAGAACCTCCGGGGTGAAGGCCTGGACCGGCCCCGTCCAGCGCCGGGCCATGGCCGCGGCATCGCCCGTCAATCGCTCCGCCGGCGCCAGGCTGGCCAGGCGGACGTCGAAGCCGGCGTCGCGCAGCAGGCGGGCCACCACCCAGCCGTCGCCGCCGTTGTTGCCCGGCCCGCATAGCACGGCGACCGTCTGCGGCCGATAGCGGGCGACGATGGCATGAAAGACGGCACGGCCGGCATTCTCCATCAGCACGGTGCCGGGGGTGCCGGCGGCGATGGTCAGGCGGTCCGCCTCGGCCATTTCGGCCGGGGTCAGCAGGGCGGCGCTCATCCGATCACCGTGCGGGCCTGGGCGCCCGTTTCCACCAGCCGCAGGTGCCCGCCGTCCAGCGCGAAGCGGTTGATGGAACAATGGTCGGGCATGGTCGGCGTCACCAGATCGCTGTCGGTGACAAGGCCGATCAGGGCATTGATGACCACGAAATGGGTGACGAAGACGCCGGGCGCCGTCACCGCCGCGAAATAGTCGTGAAGGCCGCGGCGCCAGGCCCGCAGGTGGTTCGGCTGGTCCGACCAGCGGCCCTGGAGGAAGGGGCGCAGCCAGGCGCCGCGCTCGGCCAGCGACAGGCCTCGGGTCGGCACTTCGGCGATCCGGGGCTCGACCTCGGCGGCGATGCCCCAGGCGGCTTCGAGCGCCGCCGCGGTCAGGCGGGCGCGGCGCAAGGGGCTGACGACCAGGCGGCGCCCGTCGCTGGGGCCGATCAGCCCGGCCATGGCGCGGGCCTGCTCCTCGCCCACGGGATCGAGGCCGGGATCGGCATCGGCACCGAAGCCGGCGTTCTGCCGGCCGTGCCGGACCAGGGTGATGGCGATGGCGGACACGTCTATCCCCCTTTCGCCCCGCTCTCGGGGACACCATAGGCGAGACACAGGTCATCCCAGGACGCAAGGTCGACGATGGCGACGAGGCCGATCGAGCCCCGCCCGCGCCGGTTTGCGGTGTCGCGGTCGACGCGCATCTGGGCGATGACATGGGCGGCGCAGGCCTTCCGCCCCTCCGCCTCGGAAAAGCGGGCGGCACCCGGCAGGCGCCGGGCCTTGCCGTCGCGCCCGACCACCAGGGTCTCGAAGGTCCATTCCGCGCCCTGCGCCACCACCTTGCGCAGCGGCGGCGAATAGAACACCAGGGGAAAAGCCAGGGAAGCGCCGCTCATGGCTCAGAAAATGTTGAGACGGCGGAGGCCGAAGAAGGCGGCAAGGCCGACCACCGCCATGCCCAGCATGGTCCACCAGAAGGCATGGACATTCACGAGGCCGGGCAGGCCAGCGACATTCATCCCGAAAATGCCGGTGACCAGGGTCATCGGCAGGAACACCGCGGTCAGCACCGAGAGAATCAGCAGGTTGCGGTTGGCGAGTTCGGCCTGCTGGGCGGCCATTTCTTCGTAAAGCAGCTTGGCCCGTTCCTGGGCCGAGACGAGATCGTCGACCACCGCCCCCAATTGCTCGATCGCCTCGCGGAGATCGACGCCGTCCTCCTCGCTGAAGAAGACCGGCGGCCGGGCGCAGACCTGGAACACCGCCCTGCGCTTCAGGGCGAGGTGGCGGTGCAGGCGGACGGCGAAGCGGCGCACCGCGCCCAGGTCTTCCCGGGCGCTGGAGCGCCGCCCTTCGAGCAGGCGGTCCTCGATCTCGTCGAGGGAGACGATGAGTTCGACCACGGCCATTTCGACCGTCTCGGCCAGATTGGCCAGCATGGTCGCGATCAGGTCGGCGGGCCCGCGCAGCCGGTGGCCGTCGTAGAGGGCGCGGCGCAGCTTGTCCATGGTCCGCGATGGATGGCGGCGGGCACTGACCACGAGACGCCCGGAGCCGAAGATCCTGACCGTCGAAATCTCGGTCAGGTCCGGATCTATGTCATAGAGCATGTCGGTGAAGACGCCGAAGATCGTGCCCTGGTACTGCTCCAGCCGGGTGCGGACGTCGCTGGCGCCCAATTCGTGGCGCAGGTCTTCGGGAATCGTCGGCGCGAGCGCGATCCATTCCCGCGCCCGGCGCACGGACAGGTCGAGATGCAGCCAGACGAAGCCCGCCTCGTCCGCCATGGCGTGGTCGACCGCGTCCCAGCCGACCAGCCGGCGGCCCAGGCCGTCGACGATATGAAATGCGAAGACGATACCGTCCCGCCGTTCCGGCAGTTCGACCAGGGGATTGCGGGCAAGCTCGACCATCGCACGAAACCCTCCGGGAAACGGCGCCTCACCGACCTCGGCCGTCCCGCCCTGCCCCAGTCTCACAATCGTCGACGGCGGTCAACTGCCCGCAGGCCCGCATTTGTGCAAAAGCGAAGGGAAACCGGCCCGGAAACGCGAAGGCCATCCGCAAGGGATGGCCTTCAAGATAAATGGGGCGAGTGACGGGTCTCGAACCCGCGACCTCCAGAGCCACAATCTGGCGCTCTAACCAACTGAGCTACACCCGCCGCAGAGGCCGTGCGTATACGCCGCCCGGCCGTTCGCGTCAAGCCGCTGTCTTCGGACGCGACGGAATCGCGTCCGAGGCCGGATTGCCGATGGCGCAGTGAATTCAATGGTACTTATCCGCCCGCCCGATGCTATCCTTGATGGTAATGGTCGATCGGTATGTAGGCGGAGCGTGCGGAATGGCGACAGGGCCTAAAATGCCCCCCTCTCACCACCAAGGTGTTCGTCAGCTACCGCCACCGGGAAATGGCGTGGAGCGCTTGGGGGCACAAAGCGCTGGAAGGCGATCCCGGTTATCCGGGGGGCCCGCTCGGGCCACACGTGTCGTCACAAAAATTGCAACAAATCCGTGTCTACTACCCTGATCGGAAGCAGGAAAGACAGTTGTGAGCGTGATCTTCATCAGTCACTCCAGCGAGGACAATGCACGCGCGGTCTATATGCGCGATTGGCTGAGAGCGAACGGCTGGGACCAGATTTTTCTCGATCTCGATCCGGAGAGAGGTATCTCGGCTGGCCAGCGCTGGCATGATGAATTGACGCGAGCGGGCGCGTCCTGCACTGCTGTCATTCTATTAATTTCGCCGAACTGGCTGAGTTCAAGTTGGTGCGTGACAGAATTTCGTGTCGCAGATTTTCTTGGAAAAAACATATTCCCGGTAATAATAACCCCTTATCAAGAAAACAAGATCACAGAATCATTCAATAAATATCAGATTGCCGATATTTCCACGCCGGAAATGGAGGCCAAAGGCTTAGAAACACTGAAGATCGGGATGAAGCGCGCGGGCGTACATCCGGAGAGCTTCAACTGGCCACCGCAGAATGAGCCGCTGCGACCGGTCTATCGCGGCTTGCATGCGCTCGATGTGCAGGACGCCGCGATCTTCTTCGGCCGTGAAGCCGAGATCGCGCTTGGTCTCGATGAATTGCGCAAGATGCGGAACACGCCGGCCAAGCGGATGCTGAGCATCCTCGGGGCCTCGGGGGCGGGCAAGTCGTCGTTCCTGCGGGCCGGCCTCGTCGCCCGGCTGGCGCGCGACGAAACGAATTTCCTCGTCGCCCCGGTCGTTCGTCCTGAGCGCGCGGCCGTGTCGGGAGCGTATGGCCTCGCTGCCAGCATTTCCCGCCTTGCGGGGCGGAAGACGACCCTCGCAGGAGGGGGGCGAGAACTGGCCGACATTATTTCGGCAGTTCGCAACCGCGCTGCTGAACGCATTCACGCATTCGCGGCTGCCGGCAATGAAACCTACAATCAGAAACGATTGACGGTGGTTATCCCGATCGATCAGGCGGAGGAATTATTTACCGGAGACAATAAGGAACAGGCTGCCTTTTGTGAAATGCTGGAAGCCGCCGTACTTGAAGACCAGGACATCCTGGTCCTCAGCACTGTGCGAACCGACTCTTACGAGGCGGTGCAGAATGGGCTCATGCGCGATTCGCAGACGGCCTTCACTTTGCCACGGATTGCGCCCGGCATGCTTCACGTCGTCGTCGAAGGCCCCGCGCGTTTGGCGAAACCGCCGCTGAAGGTCGAGCCTGCCCTCATACAGCGCCTTCTGGAAGAGTTCGATGCCGCGGACGCCTTGCCGCTCGTCGCGTTCACATTGGAGCGTCTGCTGCGCCTGCATGGATCAGGCGGGGTGCTGACCCTTGCGGACTATGAGTATCTGGGCGGCCTTCAGGGATCCATGGAAGCGGCGATTGAAGAAGCTCTGGCCAAAGCCAGGGCCATCCCTGAATTGCCGAAATCGCGCATCGAACTGGAAGCTCTGCTGCGGCGGGCCTTTATTCCCTGGCTCGCAGGGATCAATCCGGAAACCCGCTCGCCCCGCCGGCGGGTCGCTGTGTTCGCAAGCCTGCCGGACGAAACGAAGCCGCTGGTCCGCCTGCTGGTCGATCAGCGCCTTCTTTACTCCGATAACCGCGGTCGCAATCCGCTCGAAGGCACCGTCGAACCCGCTCATGAAGCGCTGCTGCGACAATGGTTTTTGCTTCAACGCTGGCTTGATGAAGAACAGACCGCTTTGGCGGCACTGGAAAGCGTAAGGCGCGCAACACAGGATTGGCTGGACAACGGCGCCGCCGAAGCGGGCGTCGAATGGCTGCAGCATCGCGGACTGCGGCTGCTGGCGGCCGAAGAGGTGATGACGCGGCCCGATTTCTCCGCTGTTGCCGGGGCTCAGGCGGCGCGTTATGTGGCGATCTGCCGCCAAGCCGAGAATGAGGAGACCGCGCGCGAAGCCTCACGCCTCGAGGAAATACGCCAGCAGATCGAGCACAACAGACGCCTGCAGCGGCGCGGGTTTGCCCTGTTGATGGCCATGCTTGCCGTGCTGATGCTCGGCATTTTCGGGGTCCTGAGCACGACCCAGGGGCTCAACCAGCGGCGTTCCGACACATTGGCCGCGCTCGCCCGGAATGCCCTCAATGACGGCCATGCGGACCGGGCGGCAAGGTATGCGCTTGCCAGTATAAATGGTCACGATTCTCCGATCATCGGCTTCGACGCCTCGGCCGCGGAAGACATCCTTCGGTTACAACAGATGACCTCCGGTGCTCTCGCCGCCCTGCATCACCGGGACCAAGTCCGTTCCACCTATCTGACATCCGACAGTTCGATGATTCTTACCGCATCTTACGATCGCACGGTCGCCCTGTGGGACGCCCGCACGGGTGTAATGATGCGGCAGTTCGAGGGGCACACCGATAAGGTTGAGCAGGCCGTCTTCTCGCATGACGAGAAACTCGTAGCGTCAGTCTCGTTCGATGGCACGGCGCGTATCTGGCGCACCGATGGTGACGGGACGGCGCTTCATGTGCTGGACCACAATGAGGGCAGGCCTCGTCCCCTGCAGATTTTCCAGGCCACGTTCTCGCCCGATGGAGCATTGCTCGCGACCGGAACCGGTGATGGGAAAGTATGGGTTTGGGACGTCGCGAACGGAAAACTCGTATTTCGCTACGAAAATCATAGTCGGCGCATTTCCCAACTGTCGTTCAGGCGGGATGGCGCAAGCATTATTTCAGCTTCGGACGACGGTGAGGTCCATATCTGGGAACCGCGCAGTGGCGCTATGCTGATGCCTATTCCCCGTCCGCAGGAAGCGAACCGCGGCAACACGGTCTTTGCCGTCAGCGACGACGAGGAGATCCTCGCAGTCGGCTATCAAAATGGTTACATCAGTCTACTGAATCTGAAAACCGGCACCTTTGCCAATTTCCTCAAGCTGCCCGACGAATACATGCGTCAGCTGATTTTCGCCCCGAACGGGCGGCGGCTGCTGGTCGCGTCCGGCAAGGCGGTTCGTATGCTGGACGCCGAAACACGGCGGATCATTCGGGAATACAACCATGGTGGATCGGTGCGCGGCGCCGCCTTCTCCCCTGATGGCCGGCATATAGTCTCTGTCGGCGACAACAGAATAGCGCGGCTGTGGGATGCGGAGAGCGACGATCTCGTATTCGAATATGCAGGACACGAAAACAGCATATGGTCGGTTCACTTCGCTCGCGACGGCAAATCATTCGTTACCGCCAGCGCGGACGGGCAGTCCCGGCGCTGGCGGTCGGATTTCTTTCAGGGGGAGATGGTAAGAAAACTGTCCGGTCACCTGGCACGCGTCCGCTCCGTCGCATTTTCTCCGGACGGCCGATATGTAGCCACCGCCTCTTTCGAGGGTGAGAAGGTAGCCACCGCCTCTTTGAAGGGAGAGGATAAAGAAGGCTCGAACACGCGTGTATGGGACGCCGACAGCGGCGATCTATTGGCCGAGATTGCCACGGGCATAACCCAGTCCATTACGTTCTCACCCGACGGGCGATTGCTCGCGACCGCACTTGTCAACGATAACGAAGTCCGTCTCTGGAATTGGCGGAACTGCGGAAATCGCGAAAGCGACGATTGCCAGAATGGAGAGCCATTCATTCACCGCGCAAAGGTGATGGATGTCGAGTTTTCGCGCGACGGCAGCAAAATCATCACCGCCTCGCGCGACAACTCCGCCCAGATCTGGGACATCGATCAGCG
Encoded proteins:
- a CDS encoding TIR domain-containing protein; this translates as MSVIFISHSSEDNARAVYMRDWLRANGWDQIFLDLDPERGISAGQRWHDELTRAGASCTAVILLISPNWLSSSWCVTEFRVADFLGKNIFPVIITPYQENKITESFNKYQIADISTPEMEAKGLETLKIGMKRAGVHPESFNWPPQNEPLRPVYRGLHALDVQDAAIFFGREAEIALGLDELRKMRNTPAKRMLSILGASGAGKSSFLRAGLVARLARDETNFLVAPVVRPERAAVSGAYGLAASISRLAGRKTTLAGGGRELADIISAVRNRAAERIHAFAAAGNETYNQKRLTVVIPIDQAEELFTGDNKEQAAFCEMLEAAVLEDQDILVLSTVRTDSYEAVQNGLMRDSQTAFTLPRIAPGMLHVVVEGPARLAKPPLKVEPALIQRLLEEFDAADALPLVAFTLERLLRLHGSGGVLTLADYEYLGGLQGSMEAAIEEALAKARAIPELPKSRIELEALLRRAFIPWLAGINPETRSPRRRVAVFASLPDETKPLVRLLVDQRLLYSDNRGRNPLEGTVEPAHEALLRQWFLLQRWLDEEQTALAALESVRRATQDWLDNGAAEAGVEWLQHRGLRLLAAEEVMTRPDFSAVAGAQAARYVAICRQAENEETAREASRLEEIRQQIEHNRRLQRRGFALLMAMLAVLMLGIFGVLSTTQGLNQRRSDTLAALARNALNDGHADRAARYALASINGHDSPIIGFDASAAEDILRLQQMTSGALAALHHRDQVRSTYLTSDSSMILTASYDRTVALWDARTGVMMRQFEGHTDKVEQAVFSHDEKLVASVSFDGTARIWRTDGDGTALHVLDHNEGRPRPLQIFQATFSPDGALLATGTGDGKVWVWDVANGKLVFRYENHSRRISQLSFRRDGASIISASDDGEVHIWEPRSGAMLMPIPRPQEANRGNTVFAVSDDEEILAVGYQNGYISLLNLKTGTFANFLKLPDEYMRQLIFAPNGRRLLVASGKAVRMLDAETRRIIREYNHGGSVRGAAFSPDGRHIVSVGDNRIARLWDAESDDLVFEYAGHENSIWSVHFARDGKSFVTASADGQSRRWRSDFFQGEMVRKLSGHLARVRSVAFSPDGRYVATASFEGEKVATASLKGEDKEGSNTRVWDADSGDLLAEIATGITQSITFSPDGRLLATALVNDNEVRLWNWRNCGNRESDDCQNGEPFIHRAKVMDVEFSRDGSKIITASRDNSAQIWDIDQRQAPITAFSHIAGAASAAFSPDGTRAVSVSYEDGYVWNTSGGEEVCPLIGHKAALRDVNFSHDGTRVITASEDRSIRIWDARNCQQIGDAITSPGDSIWGAQFSPDDKLIVVASEAFKQARIYDADTHDLVYALIGHGSEVFAATFSPDGRYVATASGDRTANIWPLPSMQLLSLQGIVDTICSQSLAAGLSLLTDDEMRSAPVLADPDDRDPCHPLSPWKRLGNF